A single Anopheles funestus chromosome 2RL, idAnoFuneDA-416_04, whole genome shotgun sequence DNA region contains:
- the LOC125765246 gene encoding RUS family member 1: MKIHFREQYCSNGEEILYVTPDHQDTVVRVTLKGERPSIRKRFSIKRFFQHLFLPVGYPDSVSSDYLSYQKWDTLQAFCSTISGTLTTHAILKGVGVGSDAVNPLSATVTWVLKDGTGHLGRILFAWWKGSELDIDSKKWRIRADILNDVAMGIDLFVLPYYPKAATYILCATTTMKAIVGVAGGATRSALTQHHAIRGNLADVASKDSAQETCVNLIASFVGLFLLSYLQNQKILYGLFAFVTLVHIYANIKAVKAVCLRTFNEARYLIALEEYFKSGMMLSPQQVNKLERVTVGQTVSLTARIKIGCSVRELTEFYRNCYDLENWMACFDSREKFLIAETRHYVGVYLHFTVKPLDIIKSYFYVASYLQDKSQLRDRYWEIQNKWNEFLNLAQCEGWNVQAHLLKTDEYRLDWRI, encoded by the exons ATGAAAATCCACTTTCGCGAACAGTATTGCTCAAATGGAGAGGAAATTCTCTACGTCACCCCAGATC ACCAAGATACTGTTGTACGGGTAACGCTGAAAGGTGAACGGCCATCGATACGGAAGCGTTTTAGCATAAAACGATTTTTCCAACATCTATTCCTGCCAGTCGGATATCCGGACAGTGTGAGCAGTGATTACTTATCGTACCAAAAGTGGGACACGTTGCAGGCATTCTGCAGCACAATAAGCG GTACGTTAACTACACATGCCATACTTAAAGGAGTCGGTGTTGGAAGCGATGCGGTCAACCCACTTTCGGCAACCGTTACATGGGTGCTCAAGGACGGCACGGGACATTTGGGAAGAATACTGTTCGCGTGGTGGAAAGG CTCGGAATTAGATATTGATTCGAAAAAATGGCGCATCCGCGCGGATATACTGAACGATGTTGCGATGGGTATTGATCTGTTCGTGCTGCCATACTATCCAAAGGCGGCAACATACATTCTTTGCGCAACAACTACCATGAAAGCAATAGTCGGAGTAGCAGGTGGAGCGACACGATCCGCACTCACACAGCACCATGCTATCCGTGGTAATTTAGCGGACGTAGCATCGAAAGATAGTGCCCAGGAAACTTGTGTCAATTTAATCGCCTCTTTCGTAGGACTATTTCTTCTCTCGTACCTGCAAAATCAAAA AATTTTATATGGTTTATTTGCCTTCGTGACGCTGGTGCATATTTACGCCAACATAAAGGCAGTAAAAGCGGTCTGCTTGCGTACGTTCAATGAAGCTCGCTACCTAATCGCACTGGAAGAGTACTTTAAGTCAGGAATGATGCTGTCTCCCCAGCAAGTCAATAAGCTAGAAAGGGTTACCGTTGGTCAAACGGTATCCCTTACGGCTCGGATCAAGATCGGATGCTCCGTGCGAGAGCTTACCGAGTTTTATCGCAATTGTTACGATTTAGAAAACTGGATGGCATGCTTTGATTCGAGGGAAAAGTTTCTTATAGCTGAAACGCGCCACTATGTCGGCGTGTATCTGCACTTTACGGTAAAGCCCTTGGATATCATAAAATCCTACTTTTATGTTGCTTCCTATCTGCAAGACAAGAGCCAGCTGCGCGATCGCTACTGGGAAATTCAGAACAAGTGGAACGAATTCCTCAACTTAGCCCAGTGCGAAGGATGGAACGTACAGGCCCATTTGCTCAAAACCGATGAATATCGGCTTGACTGGAGGATATAG
- the LOC125765248 gene encoding RWD domain-containing protein 4, with amino-acid sequence MSEAKELQDDEREALVSIYEGDSAFKQVNSETYQYKYGEEGNKSFLLEICWTVNYPNELPTFNLETFYNRNLSRTMKDSIAAILQAEAEQWIGCGMTYTLFECLKDKLDDLLTDENCNANDGQQMIIGTTDARLDAEQTNSDSDEDGGTNEGKDSKKESKREHLTKAQKRKQWDRVDSKGNRQRGWNWVDIVKHLSQTGGKPE; translated from the exons ATGTCTGAAGCAAAAGAGCTGCAAGATGATGAAAGGGAAGCTCTTGTTTCGATTTACGAAGGTGACAGTGCCTTCAAGCAGGTGAACTCCGAGACGTATCAGTACAAA TATGGAGAAGAGGGAAATAAATCCTTTCTGCTGGAAATATGTTGGACGGTAAACTATCCGAATGAATTGCCCACCTTTAACCTGGAAACTTTTTACAATAGGAATTT ATCTCGTACGATGAAAGACAGCATTGCCGCAATTCTTCAAGCAGAAGCAGAGCAATGGATTGGCTGTGGAATGACGTACACATTATTTGAGTGCCTAAAGGATAAACTGGATGATTTGTTGACGGACGAGAACTGCAATGCGAACGATGGCcaacaaatgatcatcggTACGACCGATGCTCGTTTGGATgctgaacaaacaaacagcgatTCCGATGAAGATGGTGGAACGAACGAAGGAAAGGATAGTAAGAAGGAATCGAAACGGGAACATCTAACTAAAGCCCAGAAACGAAAACAGTGGGATCGGGTAGATAGCAAGGGCAATCGACAGCGTGGTTGGAACTGGGTTGATATTGTCAAACATCTCTCGCAGACGGGAGGGAAACCGGAATAA
- the LOC125765245 gene encoding TNF receptor-associated factor 4 isoform X1, with the protein MVRSLSQWTKTLSFPARISPNRNSKDCNVNVLPITPPPAPPRNKSTSTSSSSTMSSTSSPSSSSSSPTPPPNVPITEISQIIYPDPESEKAIMGSLVFCIHHKQGCKWSDELRKLKAHLNTCKHDAIQCPNKCGSQIPRVMMTDHLAFTCILRRAICEFCNVEFTGIGLEEHAGTCSSEPIYCESKCGTRVLRGRMSIHRAKDCAKRLRRCPHCGREFCADTLAAHGATCPRSPIPCPQRCDSGPFARADLDAHLRDECKALTVPCTFKEAGCRFKGPRHLLEAHLEANTSAHLSLMVALSGRQGQQINMLKSAMAKLSTNYTGTLLWKITDWSVKMQEAKTKDGLELVSPPFYTSQYGYKLQASMFLNGNGPGEGTHVSVYIKVLPGEYDALLKWPFSHSVTFTLFEQGTLGNGGGGQGGVAESFVPDPTWENFQRPSTEPDALGFGFPRFVSHELLNRRPFVRDDTVFLRVKVDPSKIVAV; encoded by the exons ATGGTGCGCAGTTTGTCACAGTGGACGAAAACGTTGAGTTTTCCGGCACGCATATCGCCCAACCGGAACTCGAAGGATTGCAACGTGAACGTGCTGCCGATTACACCTCCACCGGCACCGCCACGTAACAAGTCAACCTCCACATCCTCGTCCAGCACAATGTCCTCCACATCTTCACCGTCCTCTTCGTCATCTTCACCGACACCACCGCCAAATGTGCCGATTACGGAAATTAGCCAAATT ATCTATCCCGATCCCGAGTCAGAGAAGGCCATCATGGGCTCATTGGTATTCTGCATTCATCACAAGCAAGGCTGCAAATGGTCTGACGAGTTGAGGAAATTGAAG GCACATTTGAATACTTGCAAACACGATGCCATCCAGTGCCCGAACAAGTGCGGTTCCCAAATACCACGCGTGATGATGACTGACCATCTGGCGTTCACGTGCATCCTGCGACGTGCCATCTGCGAGTTCTGCAATGTGGAGTTTACCGGCATTGGGTTGGAGGAGCACGCCGGCACCTGTAGCTCGGAACCGATCTACTGCGAGTCCAAGTGTGGCACGCGTGTTCTGCGTGGTCGCATGTCTATCCATCGTGCCAAAGACTGTGCCAAACGTCTCCGTCGGTGTCCTCACTGCGGCCGTGAGTTTTGTGCCGACACGCTGGCCGCTCATGGAGCTACTTGTCCGCGCAGCCCAATCCCGTGCCCGCAGCGTTGCGATTCGGGACCCTTTGCCCGGGCCGATCTGGATGCGCATCTGCGCGATGAGTGCAAAGCGCTGACGGTGCCATGTACGTTCAAGGAAGCGGGCTGCCGATTCAAGGGCCCGCGCCATCTGCTGGAAGCTCATCTGGAGGCGAACACGTCCGCTCATCTGTCGTTGATGGTGGCGTTATCGGGCCGACAGGGACAACAGATTAACATGCTGAAAAGCGCCATGGCGAAGCTTAGCACCAACTACACAGGCACGCTGCTGTGGAAGATCACCGACTGGTCGGTGAAAATGCAGGAGGCAAAAACGAAGGACGGTCTGGAGCTGGTGTCACCGCCATTTTACACCAGCCAGTACGGCTACAAACTGCAAGCTTCGATGTTTCTGAACGGCAATGGACCTGGCGAAGGAACGCACGTGTCCGTCTACATCAAGGTGCTGCCGGGAGAGTACGATGCGCTGCTCAAGTGGCCCTTCTCTCACTCCGTCACCTTCACGCTGTTCGAGCAGGGTACACTGGGTAACGGTGGCGGTGGACAGGGAGGAGTCGCAGAATCATTTGTGCCGGATCCGACGTGGGAGAACTTCCAGCGGCCATCTACCGAACCGGATGCGCTGGGATTCGGGTTTCCACGATTCGTATCGCACGAGCTCCTCAACAGGCGTCCCTTCGTACGGGATGATACTGTGTTTTTGCGTGTTAAGGTCGATCCCAGCAAGATTGTGGCAGTGTAA
- the LOC125765247 gene encoding probable DNA replication complex GINS protein PSF2 — protein sequence MEPAELEFIGENSLISIIPNFNHDAIYLISGTIEPFRGGTPLYVPLWLGIHLRQQQKCRIVAPHWMDIDLLEDIKETEKRVSSFTKMPSPNYMVEAKLILNTAPEDVPSSDVIKTLIKDIYDARCAKLRTTVENFIKSEGSHMVNLENVTVLELHTIQPLLPHVMDFLGRIEQTKKVIRSLNTTTQSFSLGGSSGLGTSGSSRPW from the exons ATGGAGCCGGCGGAGTTAGAATTCATCGGTGAAAACTCATTAATTAGTATCATACCCAACTTCAATCATGATGCGATCTATCTTATATCGGGCACGATCGAACCATTTCGCGGAGGTACACCGCTGTACGTTCCATTGTGGCTAGGCATCCACCTTCGTCAACAACAAAAGTGTCGCATCGTAGCACCTCATTGGATGGACATCGATCTGCTGGAAGATATCAAAGAAACCGAGAAACGTGTTAG ttcttttaccaaaatgcCCAGTCCCAATTATATGGTTGAAGCCAAGTTGATACTCAACACCGCACCGGAAGACGTTCCTTCGTCGGACGTGATCAAAACACTTATCAAAGATATTTATGATGCTCGCTGTGCTAAGCTGCGAACAACGGtggaaaatttcatcaaaagCGAAGGATCGCACATGGTCAATTTGGAAAATGTTACCGTGCTGGAGCTTCATACGATACAGCCATTGCTTCCGCACGTAATGGATTTTTTGGGTCGCATagaacaaacgaagaaggtgaTTCGATCGTTAAACACAACGACCCAATCGTTCAGCCTTGGCGGAAGCAGCGGTTTGGGAACGTCCGGATCATCCAGACCTTGGTGA
- the LOC125765245 gene encoding TNF receptor-associated factor 4 isoform X3: protein MSAIENMSSTARIRSELMQIIRENNLIVSQPVPNMVTSQKDYATIYPDPESEKAIMGSLVFCIHHKQGCKWSDELRKLKAHLNTCKHDAIQCPNKCGSQIPRVMMTDHLAFTCILRRAICEFCNVEFTGIGLEEHAGTCSSEPIYCESKCGTRVLRGRMSIHRAKDCAKRLRRCPHCGREFCADTLAAHGATCPRSPIPCPQRCDSGPFARADLDAHLRDECKALTVPCTFKEAGCRFKGPRHLLEAHLEANTSAHLSLMVALSGRQGQQINMLKSAMAKLSTNYTGTLLWKITDWSVKMQEAKTKDGLELVSPPFYTSQYGYKLQASMFLNGNGPGEGTHVSVYIKVLPGEYDALLKWPFSHSVTFTLFEQGTLGNGGGGQGGVAESFVPDPTWENFQRPSTEPDALGFGFPRFVSHELLNRRPFVRDDTVFLRVKVDPSKIVAV from the exons ATCTATCCCGATCCCGAGTCAGAGAAGGCCATCATGGGCTCATTGGTATTCTGCATTCATCACAAGCAAGGCTGCAAATGGTCTGACGAGTTGAGGAAATTGAAG GCACATTTGAATACTTGCAAACACGATGCCATCCAGTGCCCGAACAAGTGCGGTTCCCAAATACCACGCGTGATGATGACTGACCATCTGGCGTTCACGTGCATCCTGCGACGTGCCATCTGCGAGTTCTGCAATGTGGAGTTTACCGGCATTGGGTTGGAGGAGCACGCCGGCACCTGTAGCTCGGAACCGATCTACTGCGAGTCCAAGTGTGGCACGCGTGTTCTGCGTGGTCGCATGTCTATCCATCGTGCCAAAGACTGTGCCAAACGTCTCCGTCGGTGTCCTCACTGCGGCCGTGAGTTTTGTGCCGACACGCTGGCCGCTCATGGAGCTACTTGTCCGCGCAGCCCAATCCCGTGCCCGCAGCGTTGCGATTCGGGACCCTTTGCCCGGGCCGATCTGGATGCGCATCTGCGCGATGAGTGCAAAGCGCTGACGGTGCCATGTACGTTCAAGGAAGCGGGCTGCCGATTCAAGGGCCCGCGCCATCTGCTGGAAGCTCATCTGGAGGCGAACACGTCCGCTCATCTGTCGTTGATGGTGGCGTTATCGGGCCGACAGGGACAACAGATTAACATGCTGAAAAGCGCCATGGCGAAGCTTAGCACCAACTACACAGGCACGCTGCTGTGGAAGATCACCGACTGGTCGGTGAAAATGCAGGAGGCAAAAACGAAGGACGGTCTGGAGCTGGTGTCACCGCCATTTTACACCAGCCAGTACGGCTACAAACTGCAAGCTTCGATGTTTCTGAACGGCAATGGACCTGGCGAAGGAACGCACGTGTCCGTCTACATCAAGGTGCTGCCGGGAGAGTACGATGCGCTGCTCAAGTGGCCCTTCTCTCACTCCGTCACCTTCACGCTGTTCGAGCAGGGTACACTGGGTAACGGTGGCGGTGGACAGGGAGGAGTCGCAGAATCATTTGTGCCGGATCCGACGTGGGAGAACTTCCAGCGGCCATCTACCGAACCGGATGCGCTGGGATTCGGGTTTCCACGATTCGTATCGCACGAGCTCCTCAACAGGCGTCCCTTCGTACGGGATGATACTGTGTTTTTGCGTGTTAAGGTCGATCCCAGCAAGATTGTGGCAGTGTAA